Within Thermoprotei archaeon, the genomic segment CCTCAACGGCCATCACCTCCTCCACTGTGCGAGCTTCCCTCAGTTTAAGCGAAGCATCTTCAAGGAATTTTATTGTCGAGCTGAGTCCTCCTTTCCTATTATGGTAGTAGATTACATTTCTCAACATATTTCTTAAACTACCTTCAGCGAACTTTCTAGCCAGTATGAGCCTTTTTGCATAATCTAGATAATGTTCACACTGTTTCAGCGTCATAAACCCTGAGTTGTAGTGGGTTTTAGGGTAAAAACTTCCCATATAATAACCGTAATGGTTGAAAATGTGAAGGGTTATTTCGTTTGATGATAAAAACTCCAGCAACCTCTTATTAAATGTCGTCTCTCCAAAGATCATCAGGGAGGAGATTTCCGATACAGGTACATATTTCTTCTCACCGTTCTCCTTGATAAGACATAATGTGTTTCCCTTTCGCTTTATCTCGCCTATACTGAAAATGTAAATTGTTTTCTTCATAGCTTACGCCCAGCAAAATTCCTTATATGCACATCTTCTGCAATAGGGAATCCTGATCGGCGGCGGGGGGCGTTCCAGCCGAGCTATCTCCTTAATTTCGTTAAGGACTTTTAAGAGCACCTGTTCAGCTTCTGCATCTAGCTTCACACTTATCTTCCTCTTTTCGGTTGGGATAAGGATCCAGCCATCAGCATCAACATCGTACTCCTTAAGTCTGAAAAGGTAGTAGAGGAGTTGAAAACGTGCTGCTTCAATAAATTTCGAGGATGCTTTTATCTCGCACGCCGCTCTTTCGGCTCTTTTGAATAAATCGATCTTTATGCCCTCCAAGGATACTTCCTTTAGCATCCTACGGTAGAAGATCTCATGAATCGCCCTCCCAATATCTAAAGCCGACGCGTCTTCGTCAGGGGTTATTTCGTGGCTCATTAGCCAAACCTCGCGCTTACAGATGAAGTAATACCAAACAAGCGTGCCCGTAATCGGTTTGCTGGAGCAAAGGGTGTAGGGAAGATCGACTTGCAATACAATACCACCTCATGTTAGAATATTAAGAATTTTGATTCTTCGCGTGTTGCGGTTTTAAATCCCGTCTCCGGATCATAGTAGGCAGGGATTTCCTCGCGGGGCACACGTAATACGTTAGCTCGGGTCGTTATGGGCTCAAGGCTCTTCAAGCTCGCCTCGCTCTCATAAACCTCGACAATGTAGTTCTCCATCTCAGCCCTCAGCTTTCTAAGCTCTGCTTTAAGCTTAAACACATTCTCTAAAACTTCTTCCTTTTCTATAGCGCTTAGGACCTCCTTAAACTTTTTCAGCAGCTGCTCAGCCTCACCATCATATTCCACGTAAACGGGCACCTTGGGCTCCTCTTTGATAAGTGAGAAGTGAGCCAATTTCTCGAAGTTCAACCTCTTTATTTTGTTCAATAGGTCCTCGCAATATTGATTCTTCTCGACGTTCATTCTGTAAGTGACGTCTTTGTAATACTGCTTCATCAATTCTGCAAGTTCGTGCTCTTTTATGCTCTCCTTATGGGCTATAAGTTCCATGGTTATCTTCGGAAGTATGCAGCCGTATATTTTCCTGGAATCCTCCTGTCCGTTTTCATCAACGATCCTGAGGACGTACACTTTCCCTTCCGGAAGCCTCCAGTTCCTGTTGCATCTTCCGGCAACCTGAACGATTGAGTCGAGGGGGCCAAGATCCCTAAAGGCGAGGTCGAAATCCAGGTCCACGCCTGCCTCAACAACCTGTGTGGAAACCAGAATCACGCTGCGCCGCTCTTCCAAAAGCCTCCTCAACAGTTCTATCCTTCTCTTCCTCTCCATGGGAATTATGCTCGTCGACAGGTATGCCAACACAACCTTTGCAGGCTCTGGCAATTCATCATTTGGTCC encodes:
- the cas4 gene encoding CRISPR-associated protein Cas4 codes for the protein MQVDLPYTLCSSKPITGTLVWYYFICKREVWLMSHEITPDEDASALDIGRAIHEIFYRRMLKEVSLEGIKIDLFKRAERAACEIKASSKFIEAARFQLLYYLFRLKEYDVDADGWILIPTEKRKISVKLDAEAEQVLLKVLNEIKEIARLERPPPPIRIPYCRRCAYKEFCWA